The following coding sequences are from one Amphiprion ocellaris isolate individual 3 ecotype Okinawa chromosome 19, ASM2253959v1, whole genome shotgun sequence window:
- the LOC111576404 gene encoding V-type proton ATPase 116 kDa subunit a 1 isoform X1 — MGELFRSEEMTLAQLFLQSEAAYCCVSELGEIGMVQFRDLNPDVNVFQRKFVNEVRRCEEMDRKLRFVEKEIKKANIPIVDTGENPEVPFPRDMIDLEATFEKLENELKEINTNQEALKKNFLELTELKHILRRTQQFFDEMEDPSLLEESSTLLDPNEPNRVAPLRLGFVAGVIGRERIPTFERMLWRVCRGNVFLRQADIEDPLEDPATGDQVHKSVFIIFFQGDQLKNRVKKICEGFRATLYPCPETPQERKEMLAGVNARIEDLQMVLNQTEDHRQRVLQAAAKTVRVWFIKVRKMKAIYHTLNLCNIDVTQKCLIAEVWCPVSDLDSIQFALRRGTEKSGSTVPSILNRMQTKQTPPTYNKTNKFTSGFQNIVDAYGIGNYREINPAPYTIITFPFLFAVMFGDLGHGTLMTCAALYLVLRESRLMAQKNDSEIFNMVFAGRYIILLMGIFSMYTGIIYNDCFSKSLNAFGSGWSVKPMFMPQRGGNWTFDTLNGNSVLQLDPVVDGVFNGPYPIGIDPIWNIAVNKLSFLNSFKMKMSVILGVIHMLFGVSLSLFNHLYFQKPLNIYLGFIPEIIFMASLFGYLVILIFFKWVSYDARSSRDAPSLLIAFINMFLFNYDDPSVKPLYRGQMGLQIFLVIIALACVPCMLIVKTLVLRRQYLWRKHLGTQNFGGIRVGNGPTEDEAEIIQHDQLSQHSEEEPEHCLLSPAFKAREEEEFNFGDMAVHQAIHTIEYCLGCISNTASYLRLWALSLAHAQLSEVLWTMVMHLGLSTKSLAGFIFLSIIFCSFAVLTVAILLIMEGLSAFLHALRLHWVEFQNKFYSGQGFKFLPFTFESILDGRFED; from the exons ATGGGAGAACTCTTCAGAAGTGAAGAGATGACGCTGGCTCAGCTCTTCCTCCAGTCGGAAGCTGCCTACTGTTGTGTCAGTGAACTGGGGGAGATCGGGATGGTGCAGTTTCGTGAT TTAAACCCTGATGTGAATGTGTTCCAGCGAAAGTTTGTCAATGAAGTACGGCGATGTGAGGAGATGGATCGTAAACTGA GATTTGTGGAGAAAGAAATTAAGAAGGCCAACATTCCGATAGTTGACACAGGAGAGAACCCTGAAGTCCCCTTTCCAAGAGACATGATCGACCTAGAG gccacatttgagaagctggagaaTGAGCTGAAGGAAATAAACACCAACCAAGAAGCGCTGAAGAAGAACTTCCTGGAACTGACTGAGCTCAAGCACATTCTGCGTCGCACGCAGCAGTTTTTTGATGAG ATGGAGGATCCCAGTTTACTTGAAGAGTCGTCCACTCTCCTGGACCCCAATGAGCCGAACAGAGTCGCTCCACTGAGACTGGG ATTTGTCGCAGGAGTCATTGGCCGGGAACGTATTCCCACATTTGAGAGGATGCTGTGGAGAGTTTGCAGAGGAAATGTATTTCTGAGGCAGGCAGATATTGAAGATCCTCTGGAGGACCCAGCTACA GGCGACCAGGTCCACAAGTCTGTCTTCATCATATTTTTCCAGGGAGACCAGCTGAAGAATAGAGTCAAGAAAATCTGTGAGGG CTTCAGAGCAACATTGTACCCGTGTCCAGAAACCCCTCAGGAGAGGAAAGAGATGCTAGCAGGAGTGAATGCTCGCATTGAAGATCTGCAAATG GTGCTGAACCAGACTGAGGATCACAGGCAGAGAGTCCTGCAGGCTGCTGCCAAGACAGTCAGAGTTTGGTTCATCAAGGTGAGGAAGATGAAGGCCATCTACCACACCCTGAACCTCTGCAACATCGACGTCACTCAGAAGTGTCTGATCGCTGAGGTGTGGTGTCCTGTCTCCGACCTGGACTCCATCCAGTTTGCTCTGCGCAGGGGGACG GAGAAGAGCGGCTCCACTGTGCCTTCCATTCTCAACAGAATGCAGACTAAACAGACCCCACCCACATATAACAAGACAAACAAGTTCACCTCAGGCTTCCAAAACATTGTGGATGCTTATGGCATCGGCAACTATCGTGAGATTAATCCAG CGCCATACACCATCATCACCTTCCCCTTCCTATTTGCGGTCATGTTTGGTGACCTGGGCCATGGGACACTCATGACCTGTGCTGCTCTGTACCTTGTGTTGCGAGAGAGCAGGCTGATGGCCCAGAAGAACGATAGTGAG aTATTCAACATGGTGTTTGCGGGACGTTACATCATCCTGCTGATGGGAATCTTCTCAATGTACACCGGCATCATTTACAATGATTGTTTTTCAAAGTCTCTAAATGCGTTTGGCTCTGGATGGAGTGTCAAACCCATGTTCATGCCTCAAAGAGGAGGCAACTGGAC gtTTGACACACTTAATGGCAATTCAGTTTTGCAGCTGGACCCAGTAGTCGATGGAGTGTTCAATGGGCCATACCCCATTGGCATCGatcca ATTTGGAACATTGCCGTCAACAAGCTGTCATTCTTGAACTCCTTCAAGATGAAAATGTCTGTTATCCTGGGAGTCATCCACATGCTGTTTGGAGTCTCTCTAAGTCTCTTTAACCATCT GTATTTCCAGAAGCCACTGAATATCTACTTGGGATTCATtccagaaattattttcatGGCCAGTCTCTTTGGCTATCTAGTCATCCTGATTTTCTTTAAGTGGGTCTCGTATGATGCACGGAGCTCCAGGGATGCTCCCAGTCTCCTCATTGCCTTTATTAACATGTTCCTCTTCAACTACGATGACCCCAGTGTCAAACCGCTGTACAGAGGACAG ATGGGTCTGCAAATATTCTTGGTGATAATTGCCTTGGCATGTGTTCCCTGTATGCTAATAGTAAAAACTCTGGTTCTGCGGAGACAGTATTTGTGGCGGAAGCATCTG GGGACACAGAACTTTGGAGGAATCAGGGTGGGCAATGGACCCACGGAGGATGAGGCTGAAATCATCCAGCACGATCAACTCTCACAGCACTCTGAGGAAGAACCTGAG CATTGCCTTTTGTCACCTGCTTTCAAGGCCcgtgaggaggaagag TTTAACTTTGGGGATATGGCGGTGCATCAGGCGATCCACACCATCGAGTACTGCCTGGGCTGTATCTCCAACACTGCTTCCTATCTGAGGCTTTGGGCCCTCAGTCTGGCTCATGCAC AGCTGTCGGAGGTGCTGTGGACCATGGTGATGCACCTTGGCCTTTCCACTAAAAGCTTGGCAGGCTTCATCTTTCTCTCCATAATCTTTTGCTCCTTTGCTGTTCTCACAGTTGCCATTCTTCTTATTATGGAAGGCCTGTCTGCCTTCCTGCATGCACTGCGACTGCACTG GGTGGAGTTCCAAAACAAGTTTTACTCAGGCCAGGGCTTTAAATTCCTCCCCTTCACCTTCGAAAGCATCCTGGATGGGAGGTTTGAAGATTAA
- the LOC111576404 gene encoding V-type proton ATPase 116 kDa subunit a 1 isoform X2, giving the protein MGELFRSEEMTLAQLFLQSEAAYCCVSELGEIGMVQFRDLNPDVNVFQRKFVNEVRRCEEMDRKLRFVEKEIKKANIPIVDTGENPEVPFPRDMIDLEATFEKLENELKEINTNQEALKKNFLELTELKHILRRTQQFFDEMEDPSLLEESSTLLDPNEPNRVAPLRLGFVAGVIGRERIPTFERMLWRVCRGNVFLRQADIEDPLEDPATGDQVHKSVFIIFFQGDQLKNRVKKICEGFRATLYPCPETPQERKEMLAGVNARIEDLQMVLNQTEDHRQRVLQAAAKTVRVWFIKVRKMKAIYHTLNLCNIDVTQKCLIAEVWCPVSDLDSIQFALRRGTEKSGSTVPSILNRMQTKQTPPTYNKTNKFTSGFQNIVDAYGIGNYREINPAPYTIITFPFLFAVMFGDLGHGTLMTCAALYLVLRESRLMAQKNDSEIFNMVFAGRYIILLMGIFSMYTGIIYNDCFSKSLNAFGSGWSVKPMFMPQRGGNWTFDTLNGNSVLQLDPVVDGVFNGPYPIGIDPIWNIAVNKLSFLNSFKMKMSVILGVIHMLFGVSLSLFNHLYFQKPLNIYLGFIPEIIFMASLFGYLVILIFFKWVSYDARSSRDAPSLLIAFINMFLFNYDDPSVKPLYRGQMGLQIFLVIIALACVPCMLIVKTLVLRRQYLWRKHLGTQNFGGIRVGNGPTEDEAEIIQHDQLSQHSEEEPEAREEEEFNFGDMAVHQAIHTIEYCLGCISNTASYLRLWALSLAHAQLSEVLWTMVMHLGLSTKSLAGFIFLSIIFCSFAVLTVAILLIMEGLSAFLHALRLHWVEFQNKFYSGQGFKFLPFTFESILDGRFED; this is encoded by the exons ATGGGAGAACTCTTCAGAAGTGAAGAGATGACGCTGGCTCAGCTCTTCCTCCAGTCGGAAGCTGCCTACTGTTGTGTCAGTGAACTGGGGGAGATCGGGATGGTGCAGTTTCGTGAT TTAAACCCTGATGTGAATGTGTTCCAGCGAAAGTTTGTCAATGAAGTACGGCGATGTGAGGAGATGGATCGTAAACTGA GATTTGTGGAGAAAGAAATTAAGAAGGCCAACATTCCGATAGTTGACACAGGAGAGAACCCTGAAGTCCCCTTTCCAAGAGACATGATCGACCTAGAG gccacatttgagaagctggagaaTGAGCTGAAGGAAATAAACACCAACCAAGAAGCGCTGAAGAAGAACTTCCTGGAACTGACTGAGCTCAAGCACATTCTGCGTCGCACGCAGCAGTTTTTTGATGAG ATGGAGGATCCCAGTTTACTTGAAGAGTCGTCCACTCTCCTGGACCCCAATGAGCCGAACAGAGTCGCTCCACTGAGACTGGG ATTTGTCGCAGGAGTCATTGGCCGGGAACGTATTCCCACATTTGAGAGGATGCTGTGGAGAGTTTGCAGAGGAAATGTATTTCTGAGGCAGGCAGATATTGAAGATCCTCTGGAGGACCCAGCTACA GGCGACCAGGTCCACAAGTCTGTCTTCATCATATTTTTCCAGGGAGACCAGCTGAAGAATAGAGTCAAGAAAATCTGTGAGGG CTTCAGAGCAACATTGTACCCGTGTCCAGAAACCCCTCAGGAGAGGAAAGAGATGCTAGCAGGAGTGAATGCTCGCATTGAAGATCTGCAAATG GTGCTGAACCAGACTGAGGATCACAGGCAGAGAGTCCTGCAGGCTGCTGCCAAGACAGTCAGAGTTTGGTTCATCAAGGTGAGGAAGATGAAGGCCATCTACCACACCCTGAACCTCTGCAACATCGACGTCACTCAGAAGTGTCTGATCGCTGAGGTGTGGTGTCCTGTCTCCGACCTGGACTCCATCCAGTTTGCTCTGCGCAGGGGGACG GAGAAGAGCGGCTCCACTGTGCCTTCCATTCTCAACAGAATGCAGACTAAACAGACCCCACCCACATATAACAAGACAAACAAGTTCACCTCAGGCTTCCAAAACATTGTGGATGCTTATGGCATCGGCAACTATCGTGAGATTAATCCAG CGCCATACACCATCATCACCTTCCCCTTCCTATTTGCGGTCATGTTTGGTGACCTGGGCCATGGGACACTCATGACCTGTGCTGCTCTGTACCTTGTGTTGCGAGAGAGCAGGCTGATGGCCCAGAAGAACGATAGTGAG aTATTCAACATGGTGTTTGCGGGACGTTACATCATCCTGCTGATGGGAATCTTCTCAATGTACACCGGCATCATTTACAATGATTGTTTTTCAAAGTCTCTAAATGCGTTTGGCTCTGGATGGAGTGTCAAACCCATGTTCATGCCTCAAAGAGGAGGCAACTGGAC gtTTGACACACTTAATGGCAATTCAGTTTTGCAGCTGGACCCAGTAGTCGATGGAGTGTTCAATGGGCCATACCCCATTGGCATCGatcca ATTTGGAACATTGCCGTCAACAAGCTGTCATTCTTGAACTCCTTCAAGATGAAAATGTCTGTTATCCTGGGAGTCATCCACATGCTGTTTGGAGTCTCTCTAAGTCTCTTTAACCATCT GTATTTCCAGAAGCCACTGAATATCTACTTGGGATTCATtccagaaattattttcatGGCCAGTCTCTTTGGCTATCTAGTCATCCTGATTTTCTTTAAGTGGGTCTCGTATGATGCACGGAGCTCCAGGGATGCTCCCAGTCTCCTCATTGCCTTTATTAACATGTTCCTCTTCAACTACGATGACCCCAGTGTCAAACCGCTGTACAGAGGACAG ATGGGTCTGCAAATATTCTTGGTGATAATTGCCTTGGCATGTGTTCCCTGTATGCTAATAGTAAAAACTCTGGTTCTGCGGAGACAGTATTTGTGGCGGAAGCATCTG GGGACACAGAACTTTGGAGGAATCAGGGTGGGCAATGGACCCACGGAGGATGAGGCTGAAATCATCCAGCACGATCAACTCTCACAGCACTCTGAGGAAGAACCTGAG GCCcgtgaggaggaagag TTTAACTTTGGGGATATGGCGGTGCATCAGGCGATCCACACCATCGAGTACTGCCTGGGCTGTATCTCCAACACTGCTTCCTATCTGAGGCTTTGGGCCCTCAGTCTGGCTCATGCAC AGCTGTCGGAGGTGCTGTGGACCATGGTGATGCACCTTGGCCTTTCCACTAAAAGCTTGGCAGGCTTCATCTTTCTCTCCATAATCTTTTGCTCCTTTGCTGTTCTCACAGTTGCCATTCTTCTTATTATGGAAGGCCTGTCTGCCTTCCTGCATGCACTGCGACTGCACTG GGTGGAGTTCCAAAACAAGTTTTACTCAGGCCAGGGCTTTAAATTCCTCCCCTTCACCTTCGAAAGCATCCTGGATGGGAGGTTTGAAGATTAA
- the LOC111576404 gene encoding V-type proton ATPase 116 kDa subunit a 1 isoform X3, giving the protein MGELFRSEEMTLAQLFLQSEAAYCCVSELGEIGMVQFRDLNPDVNVFQRKFVNEVRRCEEMDRKLRFVEKEIKKANIPIVDTGENPEVPFPRDMIDLEATFEKLENELKEINTNQEALKKNFLELTELKHILRRTQQFFDEMEDPSLLEESSTLLDPNEPNRVAPLRLGFVAGVIGRERIPTFERMLWRVCRGNVFLRQADIEDPLEDPATGDQVHKSVFIIFFQGDQLKNRVKKICEGFRATLYPCPETPQERKEMLAGVNARIEDLQMVLNQTEDHRQRVLQAAAKTVRVWFIKVRKMKAIYHTLNLCNIDVTQKCLIAEVWCPVSDLDSIQFALRRGTEKSGSTVPSILNRMQTKQTPPTYNKTNKFTSGFQNIVDAYGIGNYREINPAPYTIITFPFLFAVMFGDLGHGTLMTCAALYLVLRESRLMAQKNDSEIFNMVFAGRYIILLMGIFSMYTGIIYNDCFSKSLNAFGSGWSVKPMFMPQRGGNWTFDTLNGNSVLQLDPVVDGVFNGPYPIGIDPIWNIAVNKLSFLNSFKMKMSVILGVIHMLFGVSLSLFNHLYFQKPLNIYLGFIPEIIFMASLFGYLVILIFFKWVSYDARSSRDAPSLLIAFINMFLFNYDDPSVKPLYRGQMGLQIFLVIIALACVPCMLIVKTLVLRRQYLWRKHLGTQNFGGIRVGNGPTEDEAEIIQHDQLSQHSEEEPEFNFGDMAVHQAIHTIEYCLGCISNTASYLRLWALSLAHAQLSEVLWTMVMHLGLSTKSLAGFIFLSIIFCSFAVLTVAILLIMEGLSAFLHALRLHWVEFQNKFYSGQGFKFLPFTFESILDGRFED; this is encoded by the exons ATGGGAGAACTCTTCAGAAGTGAAGAGATGACGCTGGCTCAGCTCTTCCTCCAGTCGGAAGCTGCCTACTGTTGTGTCAGTGAACTGGGGGAGATCGGGATGGTGCAGTTTCGTGAT TTAAACCCTGATGTGAATGTGTTCCAGCGAAAGTTTGTCAATGAAGTACGGCGATGTGAGGAGATGGATCGTAAACTGA GATTTGTGGAGAAAGAAATTAAGAAGGCCAACATTCCGATAGTTGACACAGGAGAGAACCCTGAAGTCCCCTTTCCAAGAGACATGATCGACCTAGAG gccacatttgagaagctggagaaTGAGCTGAAGGAAATAAACACCAACCAAGAAGCGCTGAAGAAGAACTTCCTGGAACTGACTGAGCTCAAGCACATTCTGCGTCGCACGCAGCAGTTTTTTGATGAG ATGGAGGATCCCAGTTTACTTGAAGAGTCGTCCACTCTCCTGGACCCCAATGAGCCGAACAGAGTCGCTCCACTGAGACTGGG ATTTGTCGCAGGAGTCATTGGCCGGGAACGTATTCCCACATTTGAGAGGATGCTGTGGAGAGTTTGCAGAGGAAATGTATTTCTGAGGCAGGCAGATATTGAAGATCCTCTGGAGGACCCAGCTACA GGCGACCAGGTCCACAAGTCTGTCTTCATCATATTTTTCCAGGGAGACCAGCTGAAGAATAGAGTCAAGAAAATCTGTGAGGG CTTCAGAGCAACATTGTACCCGTGTCCAGAAACCCCTCAGGAGAGGAAAGAGATGCTAGCAGGAGTGAATGCTCGCATTGAAGATCTGCAAATG GTGCTGAACCAGACTGAGGATCACAGGCAGAGAGTCCTGCAGGCTGCTGCCAAGACAGTCAGAGTTTGGTTCATCAAGGTGAGGAAGATGAAGGCCATCTACCACACCCTGAACCTCTGCAACATCGACGTCACTCAGAAGTGTCTGATCGCTGAGGTGTGGTGTCCTGTCTCCGACCTGGACTCCATCCAGTTTGCTCTGCGCAGGGGGACG GAGAAGAGCGGCTCCACTGTGCCTTCCATTCTCAACAGAATGCAGACTAAACAGACCCCACCCACATATAACAAGACAAACAAGTTCACCTCAGGCTTCCAAAACATTGTGGATGCTTATGGCATCGGCAACTATCGTGAGATTAATCCAG CGCCATACACCATCATCACCTTCCCCTTCCTATTTGCGGTCATGTTTGGTGACCTGGGCCATGGGACACTCATGACCTGTGCTGCTCTGTACCTTGTGTTGCGAGAGAGCAGGCTGATGGCCCAGAAGAACGATAGTGAG aTATTCAACATGGTGTTTGCGGGACGTTACATCATCCTGCTGATGGGAATCTTCTCAATGTACACCGGCATCATTTACAATGATTGTTTTTCAAAGTCTCTAAATGCGTTTGGCTCTGGATGGAGTGTCAAACCCATGTTCATGCCTCAAAGAGGAGGCAACTGGAC gtTTGACACACTTAATGGCAATTCAGTTTTGCAGCTGGACCCAGTAGTCGATGGAGTGTTCAATGGGCCATACCCCATTGGCATCGatcca ATTTGGAACATTGCCGTCAACAAGCTGTCATTCTTGAACTCCTTCAAGATGAAAATGTCTGTTATCCTGGGAGTCATCCACATGCTGTTTGGAGTCTCTCTAAGTCTCTTTAACCATCT GTATTTCCAGAAGCCACTGAATATCTACTTGGGATTCATtccagaaattattttcatGGCCAGTCTCTTTGGCTATCTAGTCATCCTGATTTTCTTTAAGTGGGTCTCGTATGATGCACGGAGCTCCAGGGATGCTCCCAGTCTCCTCATTGCCTTTATTAACATGTTCCTCTTCAACTACGATGACCCCAGTGTCAAACCGCTGTACAGAGGACAG ATGGGTCTGCAAATATTCTTGGTGATAATTGCCTTGGCATGTGTTCCCTGTATGCTAATAGTAAAAACTCTGGTTCTGCGGAGACAGTATTTGTGGCGGAAGCATCTG GGGACACAGAACTTTGGAGGAATCAGGGTGGGCAATGGACCCACGGAGGATGAGGCTGAAATCATCCAGCACGATCAACTCTCACAGCACTCTGAGGAAGAACCTGAG TTTAACTTTGGGGATATGGCGGTGCATCAGGCGATCCACACCATCGAGTACTGCCTGGGCTGTATCTCCAACACTGCTTCCTATCTGAGGCTTTGGGCCCTCAGTCTGGCTCATGCAC AGCTGTCGGAGGTGCTGTGGACCATGGTGATGCACCTTGGCCTTTCCACTAAAAGCTTGGCAGGCTTCATCTTTCTCTCCATAATCTTTTGCTCCTTTGCTGTTCTCACAGTTGCCATTCTTCTTATTATGGAAGGCCTGTCTGCCTTCCTGCATGCACTGCGACTGCACTG GGTGGAGTTCCAAAACAAGTTTTACTCAGGCCAGGGCTTTAAATTCCTCCCCTTCACCTTCGAAAGCATCCTGGATGGGAGGTTTGAAGATTAA